In one window of Zingiber officinale cultivar Zhangliang chromosome 11A, Zo_v1.1, whole genome shotgun sequence DNA:
- the LOC122031348 gene encoding flocculation protein FLO11-like: MEDWRLNLTRLLSEDLLSYFRLSPPSPETPHSLAEVLNRALEILPLPISDLEILRRGRTILERRLLPHPGSTSVRAATQPTSRPAFPTSVPRSISATIPRPAAPSQSTATPSRGRGYDQVSSSARPVFRGTPRGSRRARSALNRAGRGYSGRGTMGSSAPASSRSHPRSDSSDSDSQPLLHRLCHGPGPTTQAFNPVPPTTEVPPSATVAGPGTTSTSTPPVPPAVSSDPYRGIPAASHSVPTPDVETSSPRDPPSDTTPTEHVLVPPPAPLGPVAGPS, from the exons ATGGAGGATTGGCGCTTGAATCTAACAAGACTGCTATCCGAGGACCTACTTTCTTATTTCAGGCTGAGCCCCCCTTCTCCTGAAACACCGCACTCCTTAG CTGAAGTTTTGAATCGTGCATTAGAGATCCTGCCTTTGCCCATCAGTGATCTGGAAATACTACGGCGAGGTCGGACAATCTTGGAGAGGCGATTACTTCCCCATCCCGGATCCACCTCCGTCAGAGCGGCTACTCAGCCTACTTCCCGTCCTGCCTTCCCGACTTCTGTTCCCCGATCTATCTCTGCTACTATTCCCCGACCGGCCGCTCCTTCTCAATCGACTGCCACTCCGAGCCGGGGTCGTGGTTATGATCAAGTTAGTAGCTCGGCCAGACCCGTCTTTCGAGGAACCCCACGGGGATCTAGACGCGCCCGCTCAGCCCTCAACCGTGCAGGTCGAGGTTATTCTGGCCGGGGCACTATGGGCAGCAGTGCTCCAGCTTCTTCCCGGAGTCACCCTCGCTCTGATAGTTCTGACTCTGACAGCCAGCCCTTGCTCCACAGACTATGTCACGGACCTGGTCCGACTACCCAGGCTTTCAATCCTGTTCCTCCTACTACCGAAGTTCCCCCCTCTGCAACTGTGGCCGGCCCTGGCACCACTTCCACCTCCACTCCTCCTGTTCCTCCAGCGGTCTCCTCCGACCCCTATAGGGGAATACCAGCAGCGTCCCACTCTGTCCCTACCCCTGATGTAGAAACTAGTTCTCCAAGGGACCCTCCTTCTGATACGACGCCAACTGAACATGTTCTTGTGCCGCCTCCTGCTCCTCTTGGCCCGGTCGCCGGtccttcttga